The Takifugu rubripes chromosome 7, fTakRub1.2, whole genome shotgun sequence genome has a segment encoding these proteins:
- the LOC101080192 gene encoding Krueppel-like factor 10 translates to MEVEARASGNLGAPPSVGLGVGDMEAVEALMSMMTHSSTLSFRARHPRPLTPSSDCSEDDSATIGAVAMQESLLCLTPPYSPHHTDVTQEPSAASLHRPGAARGPTRGASEETSGPQQQFQCISVIRHTSECQSHSCCSNPRSLDSHLSCGTAPERRLAAQSGSGLTSPHTPLTDTLTHMLGATWTLDSESLESPPSRVGDKSRPVLTLPPAVPGGPPESVYCQKVPLSLSFTNIAQNPLTDLGRQHLLPVTSPPAAVRAPLQSPQSQAAPPAQILLLEGQVTTAPMMLLLQKPVVPTLYVQPTLVTPGGTKLPAIAPAPCSAAPVEQRLSPPYPGASRVRSHICPQEDCKKTYFKSSHLKAHMRTHTGEKPFRCKWEDCERQFARSDELSRHHRTHTGEKRFACPMCHSRFMRSDHLAKHARRHLAMRKGALLDTRSHPLC, encoded by the exons ATGGAAGTCGAGGCACGGGCTTCGGGCAATTTGGGTGCACCCCCGTCTGTGGGCTTGGGCGTTGGAGACATGGAGGCTGTGGAAGCGCTGATGTCCATGATGACGCACAGTAGCACCCTGAGTTTCAGGGCCAGGCACCCCAGACCCTTGACTCCATCCTCGGACTGCTCAGAGGACGACTCTGCCACCATTGGTGCTGTTGCCATGCAAGAATCTCTGTTG TGTCTGACACCCCCGTACAGTCCACACCACACTGACGTCACCCAGGAACCCTCAGCAGCGTCCTTGCACAGACCTGGAGCAGCTCGTGGTCCAACCAGGGGGGCATCAGAGGAGACCTCAGGACCTCAGCAGCAGTTCCAGTGTATCAGTGTCATCCGTCACACGTCAGAGTGCCAGAGCCACTCCTGCTGCTCCAATCCAAGGAGCCTGGATTCACACCTGAGCTGTGGTACTGCGCCAGAACGGCGCTTGGCGGCACAGTCGGGCTCAGGGCTTACGTCACCTCACACGCCTCTGACTGACACCCTGACACATATGCTTGGAGCCACTTGGACTCTGGATTCTGAATCACTCGAGTCGCCTCCTTCACGCGTGGGCGACAAATCACGGCCTGTTTTAACCCTACCTCCAGCGGTCCCTGGTGGTCCTCCTGAGTCCGTCTACTGTCAAAAggttcctctgtctctgtccttcACCAACATTGCACAGAACCCCCTCACAGATCTGGGGAGGCAACACCTTTTACCCGTCACGTCCCCGCCGGCTGCAGTGCGTGCGCCGCTACAGTCCCCACAAAGCCAAGCAGCCCCCCCTGCACAGATTCTCCTGTTAGAGGGCCAGGTGACCACAGCCCCCATGATGCTGCTCCTCCAAAAGCCAGTTGTACCCACACTGTATGTCCAGCCCACACTCGTCACACCGGGCGGCACCAAGCTGCCGGCCATCGCCCCGGCGCCGTGTAGCGCCGCGCCGGTGGAGCAAAGACTTAGCCCACCGTACCCAGGTGCATCTCGTGTACGCAGTCACATTTGTCCCCAGGAGGACTGCAAAAAGACCTACTTCAAGAGTTCCCACCTCAAGGCCCAcatgaggacacacacag GTGAGAAGCCCTTCAGATGCAAGTGGGAAGACTGCGAGCGGCAGTTCGCGCGCTCCGACGAGCTGTCTCGCCACCACCGCACCCACACCGGGGAGAAGAGGTTCGCCTGTCCCATGTGCCACAGCCGTTTCATGCGCAGCGACCACCTGGCCAAGCACGCGCGGCGGCACCTCGCCATGAGGAAGGGCGCCCTGCTGGACACGAGGAGCCACCCGCTGTGCTGA
- the azin1 gene encoding antizyme inhibitor 1 (The RefSeq protein has 2 substitutions compared to this genomic sequence), which produces MKELTNELQHSVSLLEGNASLCDVIDNHIYEQTLAGKNAFFIADLGVVMRQHVRWRTHMAQIRPYYSVRCNSRPTVIDILAALGTGFICTNKTELELVQSRGVPSEDIIFSGVSKQLSQLKYAAKNGIDLLVCDNEVELCKISRCHPSAKLLLQVSTEAFCQDNDLVMTFGCSLKDCRHLLERAKELGVQVVGVRFNISSSCEDPQLYAHAMSDARCVFDMGEEIGFNMNILDIGGGFNGCETQLELVNNTVMSMVDLYFPPSSGVCIIAEPGSFFVSSAFTLAVNVISKEVVARDSHDQAHDEPSPNDEPAFQYFMKEGVYGSFASKLCETQIVAPSVHKSSCLDAALFSSSLWGPSGDDMDQVVEHCLLPELNIGDWLIFSQAGAYSLGQPLCSTDDSPPPHVCYVMSSADWFEMQDIGITYEGTLKNMALVPYFLDSCQTEAALSVPA; this is translated from the exons ATGAAAGAACTCACTAATGAATTACAGCATTCTGTCAGCCTCCTGGAGGGAAACGCCTCCCTCTGCGATGTGATAGACAATTACATTTATGAGCAAACTCTG GCTGGGAAGAATGCGTTCTTCATAGCAGATCTTGGCGTTGTAATGAGGCAACACGTTCGCTGGCGAACACACATGGCCCAAATCAGACCGTATTATTCTGTCAGGTGCAACAGCCGACCCACTGTTATCGACATTCTTGCTGCTCTTGGCACTGGATTCATTTGCACTAATAAG ACTGAGCTTGAGCTGGTACAGAGCCGAGGTGTTCCCTCAGAAGACATCATTTTCAGTGGCGTCTCTAAACAACTATCCCAGCTGAAATATGCTGCCAAGAATGGCATTGACCTGCTGGTGTGTGATAATGAAGTGGAGCTGTGCAAGATTTCCCGCTGCCACCCCAGTGCCAA gctgctgctgcaggtttcaaCGGAAGCTTTTTGTCAGGACAATGACCTGGTAATGACCTTTGGCTGCTCCCTTAAGGACTGCAGGCATCTCCTGGAGAGGGCCAAGGAGCTGGGTGTGCAGGTGGTTGGAGTCAG GTTTAACATTTCCAGCTCCTGTGAGGACCCCCAGCTGTATGCTCACGCCATGTCTGATGCCCGCTGTGTTTTTGATATGGGA GAGGAAATTGGATTCAACATGAATATTCTGGACATCGGTGGTGGTTTTAATGGCTGTGAGACTCAGCTGGAACTG GTCAATAACACAGTCATGTCCATGGTGGACCTTTACTTCCCTCCTTCCAGCGGGGTTTGCATCATTGCCGAGCCTGGCAGCTTCTTCGTGTCCTCTGCGTTCACTCTTGCTGTGAACGTCATCTCCAAAGAGGTGGTGGCCCGTGATTCCCACGACCAGGCTCATG ATGAACCATCGCCCAATGACGAGCCGGCGTTTCAGTACTTCATGAAAGAAGGTGTTTATGGCTCTTTTGCCAGCAAGCTGTGCGAAACCCAGATCGTTGCCCCGTCTGTTCACAAG AGCACGTGCCTGGATGCTGCActgttcagcagcagcctgtgggGTCCCTCCGGGGATGACATGGACCAGGTGGTGGAGCACTGTCTGCTGCCTGAGCTCAACATTGGGGACTGGCTCATATTCAGCCAGGCGGGGGCCTACAGCCTGGGTCAGCCCCTCTGCAGCACCGACGACTCCCCACCACCGCATGTTTGCTACGTCATGTCCTCAGCAGATTG GTTTGAGATGCAGGACATCGGCATCACCTACGAGGGGACACTAAAAAACATGGCACTGGTTCCATATTTCCTGGATTCCTGTCAAACCGAGGCTGCGCTGTCTGTCCCAGCTTAG